GGTGTCGTACGTGTTTGTCGTCCTCGCCGTCTTCGCGGCCACCGGCGGCCTGCTCGCGACGACGCTCTCCCGGCGACGTCCTCCGACGCCCCGGGCCGACCCGGCGGACTGACGATCGCTATCGCGCTATCGGAGCCGCTGAACGTCACTGCCACCCGTCTGTCTATCTCGGTTCGATTATAGTATACGTTGAACGTCATTGCACACCCAGTCACGAACGTCGGCGGCCAGCCTCGGCCTCGTTACCGAGGCTGGCCGCTCGGCTGTGACCGGGTGTAACTCGTTTCAACGAGTACTATAGTACGCTATCCACGGCGGTCGTGAATCGCGGACGAGACGTCCCCCTCGAGTGACTCCCGACCCGCCAGATCGCGAATCCCTGACTCGAGGTCGATCGTCGGCTCGAATCCCAGTCGGTCCCTCGCCTTCGAGACGTCCGCCCGGCTGTGTCTGACGTCCCCCTCGCGCGGTTCGCGGTGGACGATCGGCACGTCCGCACCCGTGGCGTCACGGATCGTCTCCGCTAGCTCCCGAATCGTCGTCGAGTCGCCGGTGCCGACGTTGTACGCCTCGCCCACGTGCTCGGTCGTCGCCGCGAGCAGGTTCGCCCGGACGACGTCCCTGACGTGGACGAAATCGCGCGTCTGCTCGCCGTCGCCTTCGATCGTGATCGGCTGGCCCGCCCCCGCCTGCTCGAGGAACGTCGAGATGACGCCGCTGTAGGGGCCGCGCTGGCGTGGGCCGTACACATTGAAGTATCGAAGTGCCACGGTCGGCAGATCGTACAACGCTGCGTACACGCGCGCGTACCGGTCGAGGGCGAGTTTCTGAACGCCGTACGGCGAGGTGGGCTCACTGACGGTCGACTCGGTCACCGGCAGCGCCTCGGGATGGCCGTAGATCGCCGCACTCGAGGCTAACACGACCCGGGCGTCCTCGCGGCGGGCGTCCTCGAGGAGGTCGAGGCTGGCCTCGAGGTTCACGCGGTGTGTCCCCCGAGGGTTCTCGACGCTTTCGGGAACGTCGACGATCGCCGCTTCGTGGAAGACGAGGTCGACGCCGGCCATCGCCCGGTCGCGGAACGACGGATCACTGACAGATCCCTCGATGAACGTCGCATCGTCGTGGACGTGCGTGCACTCGCCCGTCGAGAGATCGTCGAGGACGCGGACCTCGTTCTCTTCGACGAGCGCGTCGACGAGATGACTTCCGACGAAGCCAGCGCCACCGGTAACGAGCACCGTCCGATCGTGGACGGGTGGAACGGTCATGCCCAGCGCTTCCAGCCCCCGGTCGTTTAGTATCACATCCGTACCCGATCCTATCGGGTGCTTACCGAGAACGCTCGGGCAGATCGATACAGACGACGAGCAGCCGACGGCGGATCGGCGGGCAACACAAGCTATATCCGCGCCGCTCGGGAACCCCCGGCAATGACCGCCGTCGACCTCGTCGTGTCGAACTGCACCGTCGTGACGCCTGCGGGGCGCGTCCCCGACGCCGGCGTCGCCGTCGAAGACGGGACCATCGTCGCCGTGGGCCGAAGCGATCGGCTTCCCGACGCCGACCGAACCCTCGACGCCGAGGGGAAGGTCCTGGTGCCGGGGATCGTCGACGCGCACATCCACAACCGCGAACCCGGCCTCGAGTACAAAGAAGACTGGGAGTCGGCGACGCGGGCGGCCGCAGCGGGCGGGGTCACGACCGTCGTCGGCATGCCGAACACCGACCCCGTGATCGACCGGCCCGAACACCTCGAGCGCAAGTTCGACCGCGGGGAGGCGAGCGCCCACGTCGACTTCGGGACGTTCGCCGTGATCACCTCCGAGAACCTCCACCGGATTCCGGCGCTCGACGAGGCGGGTGCGACCGGCTTCAAGATCTTCCTCGGCTCGACAGTGGGAGACGTTCCGGCGCCGACCGACGGCGAGGTGCTCGAGGCGATGGAGCGGGTCCGCGAAACGGGGAAGCGACTCGGCTTTCACGAGGAAAACGGCGAGATCATCGACTACACCGAGGCGAAGTTCAGGGAGGAGGGTCGGAACGAACCGATCGACTTCGCCCACTCTCGGCCCGTAATCGCCGAACGCGAGGCGATCGAGCGGATGATCACCTTCGCCGAGGAGACCGACGCGGCGGTCCACATGTACCACGTCTCCTCGGGGTCGGGTGCCGAAGCGGTGGCGCGGGGGAAAGCCCGCGGCGTCGACGTCACCGCCGAGACCTGCCCCCACTACCTCTGGTTCACCGAGGAGGTGCTCCGGGAGAAAGGCAACGTCGCGCGCATCCAGCCGCCCATCCGCGACGCCGAAGAGCGAGCGCGGCTGTGGCGCGCCTTCGAGGACGGCGCGATCGACTGCATCGCGACCGACCACGCCCCCCACACCGACGATGAGAAGGGCGTCGACGATCCGTTCGGAAACACCTGGGACTCCATCTCGGGGTTCGTCGGCCTCGAGACCGAGGTACCCGTCATGCTCAGCTTCGTGACCGAGGGGCGACTGACGCTCGAAGAGTGGGTCTACCACCACTCGACTCGGCCGGCCCAGGTCTGGGGCATGTATCCGCAGAAGGGGTCGCTGCAGGTCGGCACCGACGCCGACTTCACGATTGTCGACCCCGACCACGAGTGGACGCTCGCGGATCGCCACGAACTCCACTCGAAGAGCACGGTGACGCCGTTCGAGGGCGAGACGTTCGTCGGGAAGGCGACGACGACCGTCGTCCGTGGGGAAGTGGTGTACGAAGAGGGCGAGGTCGTCGGCGAGTCGGGCTACGGGACACGGGTCTCGAGCGTCGAAGACTGATACAGTACCGCTATGTTTCGCATGGTGCAGGGCAGGTCCAGACGCGGGGTTCGGAGCGAGCCGATCAGACTCGGCGTCGGCTTCTGATCGGCGACTGCGTCTGATCGGCGACTGCGTCTGACCGGCGACTGCGACTCGCCTCGAGTCGATCCCGCCGTTTCGGCCCAACTCCCCGCGTGACTCCCCTCCACACACCACCAGAACAGATTAGTATCGGGTTCGCGAATTTCGTCCCGAGGTCCATGGAGACCACTTCTTTCCGCTAGGCCGGGCTCGCACCGACCGTCCGATCGTCGTGAGCGTCGCGATCAGCGTCGACCGATGGCGATCCGGATGCCTGGTCCGTGATCGAATTGCCTGATTCGTGATCGAACCGCCCGGTCCGTATTCGACCACGCAGCCACAGCACTCCCGAGCGAGTGCTGGCACCGAGTTCGAGTATCCACGAACGCAGCACACACAATGTCAACATCGAGAACACGCGGTAGACGTACAGTCGCGGTGAGCAGATCGAAAGCGGCCCCCGTCGAGACCGACGAGATCCGGGATCTCGTCCGCACCGCCGGCGGGACCGTCGTCGCCGAAGTGACCCAGGTCGGTCCGGCCGAGCCGGGAACGTACGTCGGCGCCGGAAAACTCGACTCTCTCGCGGCGACCGTCGAGCGCCACGACGTGGCTCGCGTCGTCGTCGACGACGAACTCACGCCGGCACAGCACCACGCGATCGCGTCGGCGATGCCCGAGGGAACGGCCGTCGTCGATCGATACCGGCTCGTCCTCGAGATTTTCGAGCGAGGGGCCGGCTCACGTCGGGCGCAGCTCCAGGTCGAACTGGCCACGCTGCGCTATGAACTCCCGCGGCTGATCGAGTCAGCGGACGAGGGGCTGCTCAACAAACGCACCGAGAAGGGATCGCCCGTGTACGACGTCCGCGACCGAATCGCCCGCCTCGAGCGGACGCTCGCCGAACTCCCGGACCCGACCGAGCAGTTCCGCGAACGGCGTCGCGAGGAGGGATTCGACCTCGTCACCATCGCCGGCTACACCAACGCCGGCAAGTCGACGCTGTTGCATCGGCTCGGAGACGACCTCTCGCTCGAGGCAATCGACTCGAAGCCGGTGGACAGCTCACAAAAGGATGCCACCGCGTCGATCGCTGATCGCCTGTTCGAGACCCTCGAGACGACGACGCGACGGGCCACGATCGGCGGTCGTCCCGTTCTCGTGACGGATACGGTCGGATTCGTCGACGACCTGCCACACGACCTCGTCGAGTCGTTCAGCTCGACGCTGTCGGAGGCGGCCGTAGCGGACGTCGTCGTCCTCGTCGTCGACGCGAGCGATCCACCGGAGCCGTTCCGCGAGCGCCTCACGGTCGCACTCGAGGTCCTGGCCGCCCAGGACGTCGACGACGAGCGGCTGGTGACAGTCCTGAACAAGGTGGATCGGCTCTCCTCGAGCGAGCTGGCTCGCCGTCACTCGATCGCCGAGTCGCTCGTTCCGGACGATGCACAGGATCCCATCCCGGTGAGCGTACTCGAGGGGACGAACCTCGAGGCGCTCTCGGCGGCAATCCAATCCCGACTCCCGGAAGCGCGGGTGACGCTCAGCCTTCCCAACTGCGACGAGGCGATGGCGCTTCTCTCGCGGGCGTACGATCGAGCGATCGTCGACGCCGTGGCGTACGAGGGTGACGAGGTCACCATCGAGTGTCGCGGCCGGCCGTCGGTACTCGAGCGGTTACGGGCGACGGCCGAGTCCGTCGACCCGGTATGACCCAGTGCAGATCCCGTGCGTTTCGACTACGGGTACGCGACGCATCGACACGTCGTCGCGAGCCGAGATCGAACGCACCGGTGACGCACCACGATCGGTCGCGATGGGATCCACAGGGACAGAAGACGGATGGTTCGGACAGACGGGAGCCGAAGTTCGGAGAAAACGCGATTCCGGCGTGTCGCCGCTCGTCGTTACGCGGATTCGCAGATCTCGAGGAAGTTCTCGAAGACCGCCTCACCCTCCTCGGTGTGGGCGACTTCGGGGTGCCACTGGACGCCGTAGCGATGTCGATCGGTATCGCTCATCGCTTCGACGCCGCAGACGTCGCTGCTCGCGGTGAGTGTGAACCCCTCGGGGAGTTCCTTGACTTCGTCGGCGTGACTCGCCCAGACGCGGGTCTCGGGGGCGAGCGAGCCGATCAGCGGGTCCTCGGGATCGCGGATTTCGACGGTGACGTCGGCGTAGCCCCCGTAGTCGCCGCTGCCGACGCGGCCGCCGAGTTCTTCGGCCATGAGCTGCATTCCCAGACAGATGCCGAGGACGGGACGGCCGTCCTCGAGATACTCGGCCGAGCGGCCGACCCGGTCCATGTCGGGACCGCCGGAGAGGATGACGCCGTCGGCGTCGACCGCTTCGGGTGGGGTGTCGTTGTCGATCAACTCGGCGTCGACGCCGAGGTCGCGAAGTGCCCGGTGCTCGAGGTGGGTGAACTGTCCGTGGTTGTCCACCACGACGATCTTCGTCATTGACGGCCTGTAGCGACCCAGCCGATAAAAACGGCCCGGACCGCGCCGTCGTGTACACGCTGGCGAGCGTGAAGGGCTGCCTGCACTAGGCGGCGAATCGTCGACTCCACTCGCCCGGTAAACAAGTAGATTGAAGTTATAACAACTTAGCCTTACTACCGATGGAGGACGACAGTGGTTTTGGATCGAGCGGAACTCGGGCGAGAGTACTGGATCGTGGTTCGTCGCCGTCGGTTCCCGACCGGTCTCGTGCGTCGTCCGGGACGGTCTACCTCGTCGGGGCTGGCCCGGGCGATCCCGACCTGCTCACCGTCCGAGCCCGGCTGTTGATCGAAACCGCCGACGTGATCCTTCACGACGCGCTGGTCCGAAAGGCGATGGTCGAGAGTCTGCCCTCGAGTGCCGAAGTCGTCGACGTGGGCAAACGCGTCGAGTACAAGACGCCCCAGTCGGAGATCAACGAACTGCTGGTCGAGTACGCCCGGGCGGGCAACGCCGTCGTCCGGCTGAAAGGCGGCGATCCGTTCGTCTTCGGCCGCGGCGGGGAGGAAGCCCAGCATCTAACCGATCACGGCGTTCCCTTCCAGGTCGTCCCCGGCGTCTCGAGCGTCCTCGCTGCCCCTGGCGTCTCCGGCATTCCGCTCACCCACCGGGACGTCTCCTCGCGCTTTACCGTCATCACGGGCCACGAAACCCCCGCGAAAGACGAGAGCGCGCTCGACTGGGACGCCATCTCGGCGGCCGTCGAGAGCGGCGCCACGTTAGTCATTCTCATGGGTGTGCGGACCCTCGAGCGAAACGTGAACGCATTGCGTTCACACGGGGTCGACGGCAGGAAACCGGTCGCGCTCGTCCAGAAAGCCACCTGGGCGGACCAGCACGTCGTCTGCGGGACGCTCGAGACGATCGTCGACGTGGTCGAGGAGGAGTCGGTGAAACCGCCCGCGACGGCGATCGTCGGCGACGTGGCTGCGCTCCGGGACCAGATCGAGGCACAGCTCGTCCCCTTCGAACCCGCCTGATGCTCCCGCTCTTTCACGACTTCGAGGGGCGTGCGATAGTCGTCGTCGGCGGCGGCCCCGTCGCCCACCGGAAAGCACGGACGTTCGCCGAGGTGGCCGACGTAACGGTCGTTGCGTCCGAGTTCGTCGACAGGTTCGAGGATCTCGAGTGTACGCTGGTCCGTCGAACGCTCGAGCCCGCCGAAGCCCCCGAGGTCGTCGCCGGCGCCTCCCTCGTCGTGCCAGCGACGGACGATCAACGGCTCAACGACGCCCTCGCGGCGGCCGCACGCGAGGCCGGCTGTCTGGTCAACCGGGTCGACGAACGCGGCGACGTCGTGACGCCGAGCCGGGCCGAATCCGATCGAGTGACGGTCGCGATTTCTACCGACGGGGCGAGCCCTGCCATGTCGAAGTACCTCCGAAAGCGGCTCGAGCCGCTGCTCGAGCGTGCCGATCCGATGGTCGCCCTGCAGGCGGAGCTTCGCGAGGAGTTGCAGGCAGCCGACGAGGTACCGACAGCGAAGCGCCGTGAAGCCCTCTGGTCGGTCCTCGAGGACGATCGGACGTGGGCGTTACTCGAGGACGGCCGCGAGGAGGCGGCTCGAGAACGGGCGTGGGAGTTGATCGACGACCTCGAGTAAGCCATCGGGAGTGTTAGCCCAAACAGTGAAAACCTGCTTTCGATAGCACAAACAAAATTGTTTT
This portion of the Natronobeatus ordinarius genome encodes:
- a CDS encoding GMP synthase subunit A — translated: MTKIVVVDNHGQFTHLEHRALRDLGVDAELIDNDTPPEAVDADGVILSGGPDMDRVGRSAEYLEDGRPVLGICLGMQLMAEELGGRVGSGDYGGYADVTVEIRDPEDPLIGSLAPETRVWASHADEVKELPEGFTLTASSDVCGVEAMSDTDRHRYGVQWHPEVAHTEEGEAVFENFLEICESA
- the hflX gene encoding GTPase HflX, translated to MSTSRTRGRRTVAVSRSKAAPVETDEIRDLVRTAGGTVVAEVTQVGPAEPGTYVGAGKLDSLAATVERHDVARVVVDDELTPAQHHAIASAMPEGTAVVDRYRLVLEIFERGAGSRRAQLQVELATLRYELPRLIESADEGLLNKRTEKGSPVYDVRDRIARLERTLAELPDPTEQFRERRREEGFDLVTIAGYTNAGKSTLLHRLGDDLSLEAIDSKPVDSSQKDATASIADRLFETLETTTRRATIGGRPVLVTDTVGFVDDLPHDLVESFSSTLSEAAVADVVVLVVDASDPPEPFRERLTVALEVLAAQDVDDERLVTVLNKVDRLSSSELARRHSIAESLVPDDAQDPIPVSVLEGTNLEALSAAIQSRLPEARVTLSLPNCDEAMALLSRAYDRAIVDAVAYEGDEVTIECRGRPSVLERLRATAESVDPV
- the cobA gene encoding uroporphyrinogen-III C-methyltransferase, yielding MEDDSGFGSSGTRARVLDRGSSPSVPDRSRASSGTVYLVGAGPGDPDLLTVRARLLIETADVILHDALVRKAMVESLPSSAEVVDVGKRVEYKTPQSEINELLVEYARAGNAVVRLKGGDPFVFGRGGEEAQHLTDHGVPFQVVPGVSSVLAAPGVSGIPLTHRDVSSRFTVITGHETPAKDESALDWDAISAAVESGATLVILMGVRTLERNVNALRSHGVDGRKPVALVQKATWADQHVVCGTLETIVDVVEEESVKPPATAIVGDVAALRDQIEAQLVPFEPA
- a CDS encoding precorrin-2 dehydrogenase/sirohydrochlorin ferrochelatase family protein, coding for MLPLFHDFEGRAIVVVGGGPVAHRKARTFAEVADVTVVASEFVDRFEDLECTLVRRTLEPAEAPEVVAGASLVVPATDDQRLNDALAAAAREAGCLVNRVDERGDVVTPSRAESDRVTVAISTDGASPAMSKYLRKRLEPLLERADPMVALQAELREELQAADEVPTAKRREALWSVLEDDRTWALLEDGREEAARERAWELIDDLE
- a CDS encoding NAD-dependent epimerase/dehydratase family protein, with product MTVPPVHDRTVLVTGGAGFVGSHLVDALVEENEVRVLDDLSTGECTHVHDDATFIEGSVSDPSFRDRAMAGVDLVFHEAAIVDVPESVENPRGTHRVNLEASLDLLEDARREDARVVLASSAAIYGHPEALPVTESTVSEPTSPYGVQKLALDRYARVYAALYDLPTVALRYFNVYGPRQRGPYSGVISTFLEQAGAGQPITIEGDGEQTRDFVHVRDVVRANLLAATTEHVGEAYNVGTGDSTTIRELAETIRDATGADVPIVHREPREGDVRHSRADVSKARDRLGFEPTIDLESGIRDLAGRESLEGDVSSAIHDRRG
- the allB gene encoding allantoinase AllB encodes the protein MTAVDLVVSNCTVVTPAGRVPDAGVAVEDGTIVAVGRSDRLPDADRTLDAEGKVLVPGIVDAHIHNREPGLEYKEDWESATRAAAAGGVTTVVGMPNTDPVIDRPEHLERKFDRGEASAHVDFGTFAVITSENLHRIPALDEAGATGFKIFLGSTVGDVPAPTDGEVLEAMERVRETGKRLGFHEENGEIIDYTEAKFREEGRNEPIDFAHSRPVIAEREAIERMITFAEETDAAVHMYHVSSGSGAEAVARGKARGVDVTAETCPHYLWFTEEVLREKGNVARIQPPIRDAEERARLWRAFEDGAIDCIATDHAPHTDDEKGVDDPFGNTWDSISGFVGLETEVPVMLSFVTEGRLTLEEWVYHHSTRPAQVWGMYPQKGSLQVGTDADFTIVDPDHEWTLADRHELHSKSTVTPFEGETFVGKATTTVVRGEVVYEEGEVVGESGYGTRVSSVED